The Elgaria multicarinata webbii isolate HBS135686 ecotype San Diego chromosome 1, rElgMul1.1.pri, whole genome shotgun sequence genome includes the window ATCATATGAAAATGACTTTGTAAGGCATTGGTTCATCTTTCCCAGTACTGTCTATTTGGACTAGCAAATTTTCGCTAAGGACTCCAACCGAGATCTTTCCCAGCACCTGTTATCTCTTATTTAGACCATTAGtaatgccagtgattgaacctgagAGTGATCTTCTATATGCTTAGCAAGTGGTTACCAAATGAGCTCTAGTCCCTCCCTATCAAGAATGTGGCAGGGCCTAAAGGTCCTCAAAGCCCTGAGCCCAATCCAGATTAATTTCTAATACTTAGCAGATATCTGAGTATTGAATCAGGTTTCCCAGATTAATTCTGGGTCACACTGGGTGAGTTTGCACAACTCTACCCCAATTACATTATCAGGTGATCTAGCCCTCCATTTTGGTTTTCCTGTTATGCAGGACTGAGGGTGGGGGGCTCTTCATTCAAGAAACATATCTAAATGCCACACCTTCACAagtaaccatgggttgtttgattaAGTGAACCAAATCAAGATGTGCTTAGGATCTCGTCTTGCTGACACCTGTGATGCTTAAGTACACAAAGCATTGTGCTATATTGTAATCTGACTAGCACTCTGCATTCCAGgttggataaaaatcaatgattaaaaaaaaatcggatttttaaaatttaaatcaggtggtttttttaataaaatgctttttcaggaaaaatctatctaaagatagttttctatgtaagatacattatagtccaaaggttattcatcatgacaTAAggcttagtttttaattatgtagcatgaggctgtttacattttttggtaaatgaattccattaatccattcaaaatgtcatgctcttccagagattTCTGTAAGATCATTTTTGAcattccaaatatgaatgattaacctattaaactggagatagttcacctcacaataatttcataattatctatctatgatgtgtttctaatagtataaccaaatcagtatttttttatataactgtaaaactaatctgaaaagttgctattctaaaaatgaaaccttcatctggttgtaaatattaagattataccagcaagaatgagtctttggtaactctgagttgtgtaaaatatagtgaggaagagtaCGCTTTGgcgggggggagtcacatgattaaatcaagtctttctgagtagtgatttaaattgtgatttaaatcaatttgatttaaatcaaacccACCCTGCTGCATTCTGACACAGCTTGTGTGTTGCATGAAAGAGTATGGAAATATTTATCATGTAATCTACAgaaaatctgtttaaaaatggaattttgtatctggattcctttatttaATTACTTAAAAGGAGTTTGTTATAAAATGGATTTTAGAACAACTTTAGTTGAGGTTTTGTACCTGTTCGAAAAAATTTAAATATCATAATATAAACTGAACCAGGAGAAACTAAATAATCCAGGGTATAAAATAAAGACATTAACTTTATGCAGTTTCTATGTCTGCTATGAGGCTATGTTAAATTTTCACCTATATGGTATTCCCTCTAAAATTTGTTTTACCTATCTGCAGGAGtcactttcctgctttttttcatGTCATGAGGGGAAAGTTTAATATGGGAGAATGTATATTTCGCAATTACTTGTGATGCACACTACAGCTCATGTTGTACTTATTAAGGATGTGGAAATCAATACTCTTGTTCCTAGAGTCAAGATCTGCATGAACTGAACTGGAAAGAGTTAATGAGAGCCATCTGATGATTTGAGAATCATGGGACTGAGCCCGTGGTTACAGTGGCCCTCTTTATCCTCTGTTACTTTTCATTAAGCTTTGTTTTCTGTTGGTTTTACAAACATGTTTCAGTAgggaaaaaggaagtacacaCAACTGTGTCGTTGTAGCCCTGTCATTTCCTCGTATTGAGAACCATGGGACTGAGCCCATGGTTATAGTGGCCCTCTTTATCCTCTGTTACTTTTCGTTAATCTTTGTTTTCTATTGGTTTTACAAACTGATGTTTCAGTAgggaaaaaggaagtacacaCAACTGTGTTGTAGCCCTGTCATTTCCTTGTATTGCAACAAAGACATGGCAAAAtgcaacaaagaaaagaaaaggagtatAAGACTAAAAAAGAGAAGTGCTGCTTCTTTAATAGAATGATAAGAGATGATAGAAAAAgtccaaataaaaaataaacagaaggaATTTGAGATAAGTGCGAAGAAGTGTATTTAAAATGCAGAAATGGTAATAGCAACCTATATACAAATTAAGGTTATGGCAATTTTAGGATTCAGAATCTGATAGTTAATACATTTTTACGGTGTATTTAGGCATGTGTatataacgtgtgtgtgtgtgtttgtgtgtgtgtgtgtgtgtgtgtttgacccCCCAAAAATTATTTCTCTGGAATTCCCAATACAGATTATTTCAAACCTCAAACAACTGCAAGCTATGCCAAGACATTCGATGTCATTGTGGTTTGTGTTTAGTCCTGTTGCCCAGAGAAATAACTATACAACCATAACTTTTGAGATGTTATGTTGCCAACCCACATAATCAATGGCACAATCCTGtatatgtctattcaaaagtaagtctcattaagaTCATTGGGCTTGCttccaggaaagtgggtataggatagCAGCATGAGATTCTTTGCGAGAAGTGCATAATTTAATAATTGAGTTTCTAATGCTTTAATTCAATGGTAGGCAACTTGacatcctccagttgttttggactacaactcccataagcctcagccaccatggtcagtAGTCAGGGATTAGGGGAGTTTTAATCGAAAACATCTAGATGGTATCACATTGCCTATCCTACTTTAATGAAACAGCTCTGCATTGCCCATCTTTTGCAGACATGTACATTTAAAGCAACTGGTATGAAAAAAGATAATGATTTGATTTAATTGCAGGTGTAGAATTATATTGGGAAAACACAAAGCTGATAATTCAGCAGTGTTTAAGATTATAATCATGCTATTactttttcattcattttcattagaTCCAAACTACAGTGGCATCTGAAATGATCAATTATCTCACAACTAGCTTATTATCTATTTTCACTCTTTACTTTCTCCGAACTGAACAGTTCCAGGCTGGGCAACAAAATACAACtaatgacaataaataaataataaataaaaaccagcacATTAAAGTGTTTACACATGACTCCATAAGCATTATGAAGTTTTTGCCAATCTTGTGGCACTTCTGAGTGATTGAAAGGATATAGATGTGGCACTGCCAtgatggccagcctcacttctgATGATGGTGGTATATTGAACAACAAGTCTTCCCCAGAAAATCTAGTGGGTTGAGTAATATGGAAGCAGATGGTTTTTTTAAGCTAGTAGATGCATTTCCTGTATTTATAAGTGAGTTCTATTTCTAAAAAAGCAATGTTTGCTGCCTTACACACGTACGCTGCCTTTGAGGGTAACCTGTTAATCCTTGTTAAGCCAAATGAACTTCTTCAAATGCTCTATTGAGATGTGGCACCTAGCATCTTGGCACAGGGATCAACATCTTCCCCACATTTAACTGCATTTCCCGTATAAGAgaacaacataaaacaacagtGAATGAAACAATAcattgcaaatttatttatttattttatttatttattacatttttataccgcccaatagccgaagctctcttggcggttcacaaaaattgtagtAATTAAGgtgttaacattaaaaaaaatcacaaatgctTAACCTCTCTTTTGTTTGCTAAAACCTTTTTATACTGCTCGCAATGCTGCTGTATTTCAGTATGGCATTTTTCCAGAATAACTGAATTAATTTCACTTGTAAGGAAGAGGAATGCATAGGAAATATATGAAATTATCTGTATTTTTCTAGCTTTTTCAAAAAGTGTAGTTAATTTATACCATACTTTCCTTCCCACATTCTATATTAATAAAGGTCATTATTTGTAGTCCTATATTTGTACAACAATTAAATTGCAAACAAGTGTTCCCATGAGTGTAGTTTAGCTAACAAAACAAGACTCTAGGGATTTAATTATGCTTTATTCAGTTAAACAAAGACCCTGTGCATGCCTATACATTTTCTTTTAGAGGGGAAagtgttgaactagatggatTCTTGATCTGATCTAACAGACAGTTCTGGTCTTACTATTCTAGGAAGACCACAGAACAAAAATCTTGCCCCTTTaagctgcctcaccctgcctaatggtagggccagtcctgaaTGAACGCATTGTCTAAAGAAAGTATCAGATTTTCCAGCTAcaaaatattgttgtttttgaTACAGACGTTTTCCCCATGATAGTAGAACAATCTTAATGGAAGATGCCTAGGCTTTGtacacaaaagaaaagaagtgcACATTTATAGTACAATAAGCTGCTTGTGTGGAAAGACCCTTGTAATCTGATTTCAGATTTGCTGGCATAGGTTTGAATAATCGAAATGGATGCTGGAACTATAGAATAATCCTTATCTCTTTAGAGGACTATATGCTTAAAATGATGTGTCTGTGCAGATGTCTTTTTAAAGAGAAGTGTTTATTTTacagtgggagccagtgtggtgtagttgctaaagTGTTGGCCTAGAATTCaggagaaccaggttctagtccccactcggccatgggtgactttgggctagtcacatactctcagcccaacctacctcacagggttgttgttgtggggataaaatcgagaggaggaagattatgtactctgccttgagtTTCAAGGagcaaaaaaagtgggatataaatgtaataaaataaaatagacattGACCCCAGTTTGTACAATCagtaaataaaccatggtggtttgTTTTAATCCATGGTACGTGCCAGGCACCTTTTCTTTAATTATCTGCCCAGGTGTGgcttgtgctgtctgaacccacgTGGCtgggaaaacaaccctcaaatatcccatggcctgttgtaggcACGCACTGGCATATGCCAGGTATTAAAACAAGCCTCAagtttgattgtgcaaactggtccACTGTGTCACCAGTCACATAGCTGAAAGATCACATGTTCCCTCCATCTTCACACACAAATATTCCCTGTACACTCAAATGTACTTATTCAACATTCACAGGAGGTATGCAGTTTTCTTACTCAGGAATTATATTCCATCCAGTGGGAACTATTGAACTGCATGAAAAGGCCACTGTGTACAAATGTATAGTTCAcactattttttctctttttgtttccttAGAAAAGTTCAGACAACCAATCAAAGTTGACTGAGACAGGCATTgaagtggggaaagagaaaaatcagAATGTCGAAAGCAATTCTTCTATGTTGGAACTTCTCAGTGATGTACCTTTTACTCTTGCACCACATGTGCTGGCAGTACAAGATacctggaatgacctccccagacaGTTGCTTTCCTGTGATGTCAATGACAATCTAACAAGATTTTGGTATGATTTTACACTTGAAAATTCAGTGTTATGTGAGTCGTAGTTCTTGCTTCACTTAATTTAAACATGCACCTTGATCATTTGAAGTAATATTCACAGAAGTGTGTTGTGTAACTCTGCTTCTTTGTGACACACCATTTGAATAATGTCTGGTGAAACATTAATGTTTTCCATCTTCTGTGATGTTCCTTACAATGTTTTGAAGTATCTAAACCAAAACTGGCAACTCAGTTACAATAAATAGGCAATAATTTGAACTCCTTTAAAACAATGCGATGGAGTTTTCCTTTAATTTCAAATTGGTTATCAAGGTTTTGACATTAGTTCAGGGATCGCCTTTTCAAAGGCAGGGAGTTTTCAGATTGCATTAGTCTCACTTGCACTTTGATTTTATAAATGCTCAATATATACATGATAGTAAATTAACTGGGCAATTTTGCAAGAACGGCCTACCACATTCTGTAATATTAAACAAAACTTTGTGAAATGTTGAATAATTTGTCTGCATCAACATATCCAATTGACTTTACATATCCATAGCGTGGATTGCTATCTCTCATTTTGGGGTTTTCATACAGTATTTCCTGGGGATTCAGCAGTTTTTCATTTGCCGTTTAACCTAGTCTCCACATATGTTCCTGGTTTATACATTGATCAGTTTTTTCCATTGAAAACCTCTGTGCCCACTAGAGAGATAGAAATCTGGTTATGTGTAtattatattttcttactggtTTACCACTGTTCGTTTTTCAACATGTATGGATTAAAGATGAGAAATTGATAGGGTTCAGCTATTGGAAAAGAACAAATAGTTTCATGTCCAACTAAATTAGATAGTATCCTATCCAAATATTAATTTCACATGTCTTTATTCCAACTAAATCCAAGTTGAACTTCTTTTTGCTCAGTGTTGTGACATGTTATTAATTACTATTTATTGAGTGCAagttttattcattttctttttacaagGAGTCGGGTGGGAAGGATACTATACATTTACACTGTGCCAAAGATAAGTCTTTCAGACAAAATGTGCAACATGGGTACTCAAAAGCATAAAGATTTTTTACATTAATATTGTATGCTTTTGTGTGATATGGTAACAAATAACAAATCTGTTAACTCAGTTAAATTGTTTGTGTATACATCCCCCCCCTTTGCAAAACTGATGATTTTATAAAAGTTTGGCAGATCTAGGTATGCCATGTGTGTTTTGAATAAAAACTATGATTGAATATGCTAACCCTTCAAAATCTGGAAAATAGTGTCCTTGCTTCTTGGGTTATTTACTGACTATGTTTAATCAGGTGGCACAGGAGATACtagacaatgactgggttcagtgAAAATGATAACCAACGGTGTGTAAACAGTCAACagatggttatttaacccacagtggtttattgtgttgtgtggagggagttttttaatcaatgctggttatttggctgaattAACCAATGCAattaaccaacgctgtgcagagttggctatttgaaccaccgttggttattgtgttgtgtggagagcaccattggttatttccttggccaccattggttatttcatcagccacagagaggcaaggcaagagtggtcaaagcggcggcagctgctctagtccagccagcaggatagattttcagcagcaatggctgatgggatactagtgggagaaCTGAGGGGGGACACCAGGCAGGGGATGAgagagtcaactcagcatggactaatagtcaactcaatgctgatcctaatgctgattgattattatcatgttgtgtagggagtaccccctagataaacaactttATTATTACCCAACTGCTACCATTGTGTCATCCGAATGCAGCCAAAGTTTTTAATAAAACTAGTAAATGAGTGTGaatttttattaaataaattgaGTGATCTCTTGTATCATCACATTTTTACTAAATTCTATATGATTTTGCACATATAGGCATCACATCTGGACTCTGAATATATTCTAGGATACCTTTTACTATActcaaagaaaagaaataaaaagcttcAATACAGCAGTTAGAATGGTACATCTATTCTGTATTTCCTGCCTAGCAAGAACTTAATCCCAACTAATGTGTTGTATGCTGAACCATTTGTCTTTGAGATTACTTTGAAATTAACCATTATATTTTGTCTTGTTTGAAAAGTGACATGGCCACTATTGTTAGTTTTAACTCTCATAAATATTTGTCCCTGTTCTACTGTCTCAAAAATACTTTGTAGCATATCAAtaatagatatagatataccaATATTTCTAAATCCTTTGCAAGTTAAATAACAGGAAGACAAGAGGAAATATCAAGTCTCTCTTTTTTATTAGTACGAAGGTTTCCATTATAATTTTCATTATACATATCAGTAGGTTTTGCAGTGCATGCTTTTACTGAAACAAACTGGCACAATGAAGGTGTTGTTGCTTAAGTTGATTATAATTTTGTATTGTGTTGCTTGTTCTGAACTGCCTTGGAAATATATATTGGAAAAAGTAATGTGTTATATatgtaatacaatacaataataaaaaactaCTGCGAAATTGTCCTTGAACAGACTTTTATTGGGCTGATGACACTGGAATTATTATTAATTGGGTACCAGAGCATTGTGCCATGTTCTGTACCAAAGTGACAAATAGAAGGGAAATATGAAGTATGGATTATCTCTAGATTTACATTAGTTTAGAGGAGCATGTGAGGTTAACAGCCAAACCATGATCTGTAAGCATATTTTGCAGTAGGTAATGGCCTACCTCTGACATAAATATTACAAAGCACTCATTTTCCTTGAAAAGTAGTTGGTTATAGATTTTTTTGAAAGTGTTTTCTAAAACATACTCTTAAAATAAGGTGAGTTTTTTCCTCAAATGCCAAGATAAACCCAAGAAAACTATATTAGAAAGTCTTCATTACTTGATTAGTGTTCACACCTCTATAGCCAATCCATTGGAAACTCAGAAACCAATGGAACGTGATAGTTAAAAAGACCTGAATGTTTATATAGGAGTGAGGGAGAAACCTGAAGCATACAGTGTCCAGATACAAACCATTATAGCACATACTCCATTGGAATGGTGGTTGTGTAAGAGTCATACTCTTGTGTGGGTCCACTGGATTGCAATTGAAGTTTCATAGAATAACTTCTCAGTATATTGTGTGTTTATGCGGGATGCCTGTCATCTTTTGTCTCTTTTGTAGCTTCACAGAAGATTTGTGACCTATAGAAAAGGTAAAGGAGCAATAGAATATATTGAATAATGTTAGTTCATGGTTTATAAATGATACAATTCATTTTGATCACTGTATATGTTTAGaagccaggttaagaccttcctcttccagcaggcatttcaTATTTAATCTGTTCCTCTAAATATTCATTTTACTCATGGCcctttaatacttttattattatattgattGTTTTGGCTGTtatattttttttatgttttaaaatcccCCTAATGGCATCTGCCTGCGGGGCAGtacataaatttaattaattaattaatgtgttcAGTAATCTGTGAAtaactgaacataagaagagctatgctggatcaggccaaatgcttatacagtccagcattctgttcccacagatgTGAAgttcacaagcaagacatgagcgcAACAtgccctcctgcttgtgtttctTAGCAACTAGTACCCAGatgcatacttcctctgatactggagttaataTAGtaccatcaggactggtagctattgatagcattatcctccatgaatttgtctaatcccctttaaagtcattcaaacggtggccatcagtacatcttgtggcagtgtgttccatcatttaactatatgctgtgtgaagaagtacttccttttatctattctgaatctcccaccacttgGGGAATGTGGGTGACTCATTGAGTTTTAGTCCTATgaactccactttctccacaccatccacaattttatacacctttataatgtccctcctccctttccttaCCTTGTTTTCAAACTGAAAAACTTCaaatgtaacctttcttcataggggagttgctccagccctttgatggtTTTGATTACCCTTTCCATGTCTTTTCCAGttgtacaatatcctttttgaggtatggtgaccagaagcGTACATAGTATTTCAAGAGTGGTCgcaacatagatttgtatgaaggcattATAAATTTTATAATGTCAGTTTTTATTTTCCGTTATTTCTTGATGATcctcaacatggaatttgcctttttgtttacattttcattgagctatccacgaCAATTCCAAAATCGCTTTTCTGGTCAGTCATTGATAGGATTGTCGTGAATACGCAACTGGATCTGCGAGGGTAGCAGACACACACGTCCGGCCCTCATGGACCCAATTGGGAGCACTCAGCATGAGCGTGGTTCGACAGCCAAGCGCTTGCAAACCCCCAGAGGCATTCAACATCTACTCCCAACCGCTGCCAAAATCACGCATTTCCCCCTTCTGCGCCATTAGCatagaagggggaaatgtgcaatttccagagccttcagAAATCGTGTGTTCCCTCCCTGCTGTGCTAATGGGGGCCTTTAAGGAAAAGGGAAGCCAGGGCAGGCAGTTGCTGAGCACTTGCAAGTGCTCGGTGGAGGCTCGTGTGGCCTGTCTTGCGCGGCAGGGCAAGTGCTCACAGGTGCTCATCGACAGCTGAAATCCTGTTAGCATTTGTGTGAAATCCTCCAATGTATTTCTCCATCTACAAGGTGCCTAAGAGCCAAAACTGGATCTGTCCCTTAGAAAGACtgatatttttgtattttcagatctgtctctgtgtgtagagGGATTTAGGGGAAGAAGTAAGGGCTTTCCAGGGAGAGAAATGTTCAATTGCAagctggcaaaaaataaaataactgtaaTTATTTAGTAAGCTGTAAAAGAGTCTTCAAAGACTCTGTGATTTGGAGGAACAGGTAAGTTCCCTGACAAGCCTACACTTGATTGCAAATTATAGAGATAGTCAATACTTCTCTTCTGTTATGCCCAGTTCTTAAGGTAAAGAATATATTGATTTTTTTGGACAGGGTTTCATTTTGTCTCAAATCTGAAAATTCCAGCAAAACATAAATAATCAGTTTATTTGTACTATGTTAAATCTGCAGAGTCTTCCTTGTGAATTAAATTTGCCTTTGGAAGGTTGAATCTTTCACCAGCATACCTGCATTTTTAGGCTCAAGATGGATTTTTTGAAAATAATCGCAAAattgatgggagttatagaccaaaacatctggagaaccacaagttgcccacctctgctataaAATCTTGAGCCTTTAGGATAACTGTTGAAGGAAACAAAGTGACCTGCCCTGAGAGCAGAATGTGATTAGCAAAATGGATATTCCTATACAAATATATAAGCTTATTAATTTAGTTGCCTCTGTGGTGGCCACATGTCTTCATACACTCCTCATTTCCACTCAGTTCTGTGGCCTAGAATAGCTGTGTAAGATCCTGCTGCTCTGGTGGTGATTATCCACAATTGTAAGGTAGCAATGCCAGGACACACCCCTATGTTGATACAATGTCCTAGATTAATGTAATACAAGTAGAGAGCTATTGAATTTTGTTCTTAAAAATACTGCAGTGCTTTATGTCCATTCAGTAAGTTTTACTGACTGTGTGTTTTGGAATTGTAATGGAAACGACATGTAGAAGGGTTTGGAAGCCCAGGAGAAGAGCAGTTTCTACCCTGAGCCAGTGCTTAGTGTTGACTGAAATGTCTCGGAACATGTCTGTAAGAAAGTTGTTCTGTGTCTCTAGAAAACAATAGAAAACTCCCAGAAGAAAGGGGAAACTCTAGTCCCTCTAGGCTGGACTATCTTGAAAACTTGCTAGAGACCTGGGAATTTTTTCTGATGGCCACCAGCATTTTGGATTTAAAATTGTCTCTAGTGGTCTTCTGTATTCATTTTGTACTAAAGGCACTGGACTCCAAACCTCTTTAGTCATCTTGCAACATTAACACAGATTGTGATGCAGCAGTTGTGCCTCCCATTCTAGCTGCTTATCTGCCAGCAATACTGCTCATGGGATTGAACTACTTTCCTATGAAACTCATATAATTTAATGATTCTGTAATAATCAAGAAagcaagtttattttatttgttttattttaggatgtttttaggatgttttaactatACTGTGTTtgtaatcagtattttatgtattttacacttgctgttgttccccgcctcaatccagatggagaggtgggtaagaaatattattactattattattatttattacatttctacactgcccaatcaCCTTGGTCAAAAGTTATTACAGTGCATTCAACCAAGCCACTGGTTCATCTCTTTAGGCAGAGGATTTTAATGAATTCCATTTGGAGACTTTCAGGCTGCCTTGCTTCAAGCCTGCTCTCAAGGTAAAGCAGTATCTGACAAGTCCAGGCCCATATTGACTTGGATGAAGTAAAGACAATTGATTTCAGTTACAACTCACATCCAAGTACTTTTATGCTTAGAATTTCAGCCTCATGCTGCAACCTTTTCCCTATAAGTTGGTTTTCTCTTTAttgctaaaaacaaataaaatgtcagAACGATTTAGATGGCTGTACATGCATCTAGCAAAATGGACTTTGTGACTTGCATACCTAGCACAGATGtaacaggaaaccatggtttcccatgACGAGAATGGACCTTGGGATTGCatgctccctctcctcctctttgaTGTGGCAGCTGAGAAGATCAGAAGTTTCACTTTAAACAAACCATAGTCTCAGAGAACTGTAGCTTGTTTCAGCTATGGTCGTTCTTGATCTCTGGCATGTAAAAGAAGATGATAGGGGAATTGAGGAATATGGCAAGTGTAATTTCAAAAGCACTCTGCATATGGTCAGTTCAGACCTTTGGCAAAAGTCATCTGTCCCTTCTCTGGCAGCCGGCTGGGCAGGAAGGaagatggcagaaagagaaaaaagcatGAACCCTTAACATTTGGTTTTGAACTTGCTTCAGTCCTGTGAACTGCCAACATGCAACCCCTGACAGATTACATGTGAAGGAATGTTGCCATTGATAACAAGGTTGCCCACCACTTTTGTTGTggagaaccacagtttcccattatGTTTGAACAAGGCCATGCTATAATGTAATCCTGgggtctccaacgtggtgcctgTGGGCCCCAGTGTGCTTGCAGACACCTCACTTTgcacccaccaggctccctgcccatctggatttttattttaagttgtgtttaaaacaaaacaaaaactgagaGTTTGGCTGTCgtaattccaagccctcccgctgcaatgcgagacaataaagaggcctgccaaGTAAcctacaaaactttattcagcaaataaacatctcttcgcacctgaagggagtgtaaaCACTAGGAGCTTTCCTTTAGGcaaaaacttggctaactaaacAAGGcatttgtcctttcaacaaaagggaaagtttTTCCCTGAGCTACTTTTGCTTCAGGGAAGATTCTGCT containing:
- the UMAD1 gene encoding UBAP1-MVB12-associated (UMA)-domain containing protein 1 isoform X4 is translated as MFNFFRKNQDTKKVLVTEKEADGFVLLNKIINEEINSTDKISVVGPECVQASQKSSDNQSKLTETGIEVGKEKNQNVESNSSMLELLSDVPFTLAPHVLAVQDTWNDLPRQLLSCDVNDNLTRFWFQDSLEQKT
- the UMAD1 gene encoding UBAP1-MVB12-associated (UMA)-domain containing protein 1 isoform X1, with product MFNFFRKNQDTKKVLVTEKEADGFVLLNKIINEEINSTDKISVVGPECVQASQKSSDNQSKLTETGIEVGKEKNQNVESNSSMLELLSDVPFTLAPHVLAVQDTWNDLPRQLLSCDVNDNLTRFWYDFTLENSVLCES
- the UMAD1 gene encoding UBAP1-MVB12-associated (UMA)-domain containing protein 1 isoform X3; translation: MFNFFRKNQDTKKVLVTEKEADGFVLLNKIINEEINSTDKISVVGPECVQASQKSSDNQSKLTETGIEVGKEKNQNVESNSSMLELLSDVPFTLAPHVLAVQDTWNDLPRQLLSCDVNDNLTRFWHHIWTLNIF
- the UMAD1 gene encoding UBAP1-MVB12-associated (UMA)-domain containing protein 1 isoform X2 encodes the protein MTINSPESQLNQEMRKMKSSWIKIDKIINEEINSTDKISVVGPECVQASQKSSDNQSKLTETGIEVGKEKNQNVESNSSMLELLSDVPFTLAPHVLAVQDTWNDLPRQLLSCDVNDNLTRFWYDFTLENSVLCES
- the UMAD1 gene encoding UBAP1-MVB12-associated (UMA)-domain containing protein 1 isoform X5, producing the protein MSSSRAIILTRLLRASCGQLEAWLKYWKSSDNQSKLTETGIEVGKEKNQNVESNSSMLELLSDVPFTLAPHVLAVQDTWNDLPRQLLSCDVNDNLTRFWYDFTLENSVLCES